A portion of the Staphylococcus felis genome contains these proteins:
- the fapR gene encoding transcription factor FapR, which translates to MKKSKNERRALIEKTIHQNPFMTDQALSEMFHVSIQTIRLDRSQLQIPELRTRIKQVAEEQYQNISALENQDIIGDIIALEPNRSAQSILTISQKDVFTRKHIARGHIIFAQANSLCVAIVNHALVLTKESHIHFVNPVKLGDLVSAYATVEYQGEKYYEITVVSYVGDTKVFEGLFKMYYISEDE; encoded by the coding sequence GTGAAAAAAAGTAAAAATGAAAGACGCGCTTTAATTGAGAAAACAATCCATCAAAATCCGTTTATGACTGATCAAGCACTCAGTGAAATGTTTCACGTCAGTATTCAAACGATTCGTCTTGATCGGAGTCAATTACAAATTCCTGAATTGCGCACGCGAATCAAACAAGTAGCCGAAGAACAATATCAAAATATCAGCGCATTAGAAAATCAAGATATTATTGGAGATATTATCGCATTAGAGCCTAATCGATCGGCGCAGTCCATTTTGACGATTTCACAAAAAGATGTTTTTACGCGTAAACATATTGCGAGAGGGCATATTATTTTTGCTCAAGCCAACTCGCTTTGTGTCGCTATTGTGAATCATGCGTTAGTACTTACAAAAGAAAGTCATATACACTTTGTGAATCCTGTCAAACTAGGTGATCTTGTATCAGCTTATGCCACTGTTGAATATCAAGGAGAAAAGTATTATGAAATAACCGTTGTTTCTTATGTAGGTGATACGAAAGTTTTTGAAGGTCTGTTTAAAATGTATTACATAAGTGAGGATGAATAA
- the sdaAA gene encoding L-serine ammonia-lyase, iron-sulfur-dependent, subunit alpha translates to MFKSVKELIAKCESEDKAIHEVMLEQEMAVTGLSKEKVYEYMNRNFETMENAVHDGIQGVTSKTGLTGGDAVLLQKYIESGRALSGYTLLDAVSKAVATNEVNAAMGKICATPTAGSAGVVPGVLFSLKNQLQLTRQDMLNFLLTAGAFGFVVANNASISGAAGGCQAEVGSAAAMAAAAIVEAAGGTPRQSSEAFAICMKNMLGLVCDPVAGLVEVPCVKRNAAGASNAIVSADMALAGVESRIPTDEVIEAMYKIGQTMPSALRETGRGGLAGTPTGQRLKQQIFGD, encoded by the coding sequence ATGTTTAAAAGTGTAAAGGAATTAATAGCTAAGTGTGAGTCAGAAGATAAAGCGATACATGAAGTCATGTTAGAACAAGAAATGGCTGTAACAGGCTTGTCTAAAGAAAAAGTATACGAATATATGAATCGAAATTTTGAAACAATGGAAAACGCAGTTCATGACGGCATTCAAGGTGTCACTTCAAAAACAGGTTTGACAGGGGGAGATGCCGTATTACTTCAAAAATATATTGAAAGTGGACGAGCCCTTTCTGGATATACGTTACTGGATGCAGTTAGTAAAGCGGTTGCTACAAATGAAGTCAATGCCGCAATGGGAAAAATATGTGCGACACCTACTGCTGGTTCAGCAGGTGTTGTACCTGGTGTTTTATTTTCGCTTAAAAATCAATTACAATTAACACGACAAGATATGTTGAATTTCTTACTTACGGCGGGTGCTTTCGGTTTTGTTGTTGCGAATAATGCATCAATTTCAGGTGCTGCAGGTGGCTGTCAAGCAGAAGTAGGTTCAGCAGCTGCGATGGCTGCGGCAGCTATTGTTGAAGCGGCAGGAGGTACACCTAGGCAATCATCGGAAGCATTTGCTATTTGTATGAAAAACATGTTGGGGTTAGTATGTGACCCGGTTGCCGGTTTAGTAGAGGTTCCTTGTGTCAAAAGGAACGCAGCAGGTGCTTCTAATGCTATCGTTTCTGCAGATATGGCGCTAGCAGGTGTTGAATCGAGGATACCAACAGATGAAGTAATTGAAGCGATGTATAAAATTGGTCAAACAATGCCATCTGCTTTGCGAGAAACTGGACGTGGAGGATTAGCCGGCACGCCAACTGGTCAACGTTTAAAACAACAAATTTTTGGTGATTAA
- the plsX gene encoding phosphate acyltransferase PlsX, which produces MVKIAVDMMGGDDAPQIVLEAVEKAVHDFEDLEIILFGDENQCQINHPRVTIRHTSEKITMEDEPVRAIKRKKESSMVQMAEAVKSGEAGGCVSAGNTGALMSAGLFIVGRLPGVSRPALVVTLPTVSGKGVVFLDVGANADAKAEHLYQNALLGHIYAVNLRNIKNPRVALLNIGTEAQKGNSLTKKTYELMSQTEQFNFIGNVEAKSIMEDDADVIVTDGYTGNMILKNLEGIAKSVGKIVKNDLLSSFKNKIAALIMKKDIKALAKQLDYSEYGGSVLLGLDGIVVKAHGSSNAKAFYSAIKQAKIAVETQIVENMREKVGELNE; this is translated from the coding sequence ATGGTAAAAATAGCAGTAGATATGATGGGTGGAGATGATGCACCGCAAATCGTTCTAGAAGCTGTAGAAAAAGCAGTTCATGATTTTGAGGATCTTGAAATCATATTATTTGGTGATGAAAATCAATGTCAAATCAATCATCCGCGTGTAACAATACGTCACACGTCTGAAAAAATCACGATGGAAGATGAGCCAGTACGTGCGATTAAACGTAAAAAAGAAAGTTCAATGGTTCAAATGGCAGAAGCTGTAAAAAGTGGTGAAGCAGGTGGCTGTGTCTCTGCTGGGAATACAGGTGCATTAATGTCAGCTGGACTATTTATTGTTGGCCGTTTGCCAGGTGTTTCAAGACCGGCACTCGTCGTGACATTACCAACTGTAAGCGGAAAGGGCGTTGTGTTTTTAGATGTTGGCGCAAATGCTGATGCCAAGGCTGAACATTTGTATCAAAACGCGCTACTCGGTCACATTTATGCTGTGAATTTACGGAATATCAAAAATCCTAGAGTGGCATTACTTAATATTGGAACAGAGGCCCAAAAAGGAAACAGTTTAACTAAAAAGACTTATGAGCTTATGTCTCAAACTGAGCAATTTAACTTTATAGGTAATGTTGAAGCTAAATCAATCATGGAAGACGATGCAGACGTCATTGTAACAGATGGCTATACAGGGAATATGATTTTGAAAAATCTTGAAGGTATTGCAAAATCTGTAGGCAAAATTGTCAAAAATGATTTGTTATCAAGCTTTAAAAATAAAATTGCCGCACTCATTATGAAAAAAGATATTAAAGCATTAGCGAAGCAATTAGATTATTCGGAATATGGTGGTTCAGTCTTATTAGGATTGGATGGCATCGTAGTCAAAGCTCATGGCAGTTCTAACGCTAAAGCATTTTACTCTGCTATTAAGCAAGCTAAAATTGCTGTTGAGACCCAAATTGTTGAAAATATGCGTGAGAAGGTGGGAGAGTTAAATGAGTAA
- a CDS encoding transposase: MGKHYKFEIKLKIVQEYLNSSLGYEKLAKKYSISHYSILQRWVNQYLEFGPKGLDKKLQNKEYTRDFKVSVLRFRQENKLSYRETANHFKISNPAMLAVWQRKFNEEGILGLDNKQRGRPSKMKRKQTKVKPDNHLPLKEDEREELERLRNENEMLKAGIAYQKKLQRLTQHYGSKHPKK; this comes from the coding sequence ATGGGTAAACATTATAAATTTGAAATCAAGTTAAAAATAGTTCAGGAATATTTAAATAGTAGTTTAGGATATGAGAAATTAGCTAAAAAATATAGTATATCTCATTATTCTATACTTCAAAGATGGGTTAACCAGTATTTGGAATTTGGACCAAAAGGATTAGATAAAAAATTGCAGAATAAAGAATATACTAGAGATTTTAAAGTATCTGTTTTAAGATTTAGACAAGAAAATAAATTGTCTTATCGAGAAACAGCCAATCACTTTAAAATTTCTAATCCAGCTATGTTAGCCGTTTGGCAGCGTAAATTTAATGAAGAAGGTATTCTCGGTTTAGACAATAAACAGAGAGGACGTCCTTCTAAAATGAAAAGAAAGCAGACAAAAGTTAAACCAGATAATCATTTACCATTAAAAGAAGATGAACGCGAAGAATTAGAAAGACTTAGAAATGAAAATGAAATGTTGAAAGCAGGTATCGCTTATCAAAAAAAGTTACAACGCTTGACCCAACATTACGGAAGCAAACATCCGAAAAAGTAA
- the recG gene encoding ATP-dependent DNA helicase RecG, with amino-acid sequence MTKISLIENPYSLSELKGLGPKRLAILNEMNINTIEDLILYLPTRYEDNTIVDLSEAKDEEDVTVRGEVYTTPTVAFFGRNRSKLTVHLIVNNIAVKAVFFNQPFLKKKIQLHQSVIIKGKWSRRKQEIKGSKMIFNDEQIDKSQYTPIYRVKEGIKQKTLRDLIRRVISDVKIREWLPNELRTKYKLETLHDTLHALHQPKTKEDLLKSRRTFAFTEFFMFELRMQWLNRIEKSSDDAVEVEYDLEQVKKFIQQLPFELTDGQKQSVNEIFRDLKAPIRMHRLLQGDVGSGKTVVAAICMYALKTAGYQSALMVPTEILAEQHANNLVDLFGNQMNVALLTGSVKGKKRALLLEQLVNGDIDCLIGTHALIQDDVAFHNVGLVITDEQHRFGVQQRQKLREKGALSNVLFMTATPIPRTLAISVFGEMDVSSIKSMPKGRKPIETYWVKHEGYQKVLNHMESELAKGRQAYVISPLIESSEHLEDVQNVIALFENLKSQLPNRQIGILHGKMSSDEKEQVMHQFSTHQIDVLVSTTVVEVGVNVPNATFMMIYDADRFGLSTLHQLRGRVGRSDQQSYCVLIASPKSETGIERMTIMTQTNDGFELSERDLEMRGPGDFFGVKQSGLPDFLVGNLVEDYRMLEVARDEAAEMIQSGTFFTDEFKNLRAFIELHMLHQSFD; translated from the coding sequence ATGACAAAAATCAGTTTGATTGAAAATCCATACAGCTTAAGTGAATTAAAAGGACTTGGCCCAAAACGTTTAGCGATATTAAATGAAATGAACATTAATACAATTGAAGATTTGATTTTGTACTTACCGACGCGATATGAAGACAATACAATAGTCGATTTGTCTGAAGCAAAAGATGAGGAGGATGTGACAGTAAGAGGCGAAGTTTATACAACGCCAACTGTCGCATTTTTTGGACGCAATCGCTCTAAGTTAACAGTTCACTTGATTGTTAATAATATTGCAGTTAAGGCAGTATTTTTCAACCAACCTTTTTTGAAAAAGAAGATACAGTTACATCAATCAGTCATCATTAAAGGAAAATGGTCTAGACGAAAGCAAGAAATTAAGGGTTCAAAGATGATTTTTAATGACGAACAAATAGACAAAAGTCAGTATACGCCGATTTATCGTGTGAAAGAGGGCATTAAACAAAAGACTTTAAGAGATTTGATACGCCGTGTCATTTCAGATGTCAAGATACGTGAATGGTTGCCAAATGAATTAAGAACCAAATATAAATTGGAAACATTACATGACACTTTACATGCTTTACATCAACCGAAAACGAAAGAAGACTTACTGAAGTCAAGACGTACATTTGCTTTTACAGAATTTTTTATGTTTGAACTACGTATGCAGTGGTTGAACCGTATCGAAAAATCATCTGATGATGCTGTTGAGGTGGAATATGATTTAGAGCAAGTGAAAAAGTTCATCCAACAATTGCCATTCGAATTAACAGATGGCCAAAAACAAAGTGTCAATGAAATATTTAGAGATTTAAAAGCGCCTATTCGAATGCATCGATTGTTGCAAGGAGATGTAGGATCAGGAAAGACGGTAGTCGCAGCGATTTGTATGTATGCATTAAAAACGGCGGGCTATCAATCAGCGTTAATGGTGCCAACGGAAATTCTCGCTGAACAACATGCGAATAATCTGGTTGATTTATTTGGCAATCAAATGAATGTCGCTTTATTGACAGGTTCAGTAAAAGGAAAAAAGCGTGCACTTTTATTAGAACAGTTGGTAAATGGTGACATCGATTGTTTAATTGGTACACATGCGCTTATTCAAGATGATGTTGCATTTCACAATGTTGGACTTGTTATTACAGACGAACAACATCGCTTTGGTGTACAACAGCGTCAGAAGTTAAGGGAAAAAGGAGCACTGTCGAATGTGTTATTTATGACAGCGACACCGATACCTAGAACGCTGGCCATTTCAGTTTTTGGAGAAATGGATGTATCCTCTATTAAAAGTATGCCTAAAGGCCGTAAACCTATTGAAACATATTGGGTCAAACATGAAGGTTACCAAAAGGTTTTGAATCATATGGAAAGTGAATTGGCGAAAGGCCGGCAAGCTTATGTGATATCGCCGCTTATTGAAAGTTCTGAGCATTTAGAAGATGTTCAAAATGTCATCGCACTATTTGAAAACCTTAAATCACAACTTCCAAATAGGCAAATTGGCATTCTTCATGGCAAAATGAGTTCTGATGAAAAAGAACAAGTGATGCACCAATTCAGCACACATCAAATAGATGTCTTGGTGTCGACAACGGTCGTAGAAGTAGGTGTGAACGTGCCTAATGCTACCTTTATGATGATTTATGATGCAGATCGTTTTGGATTGTCTACTTTACATCAATTACGTGGGCGCGTAGGACGAAGTGATCAACAAAGTTATTGTGTGCTGATAGCATCTCCCAAATCAGAAACAGGGATTGAACGAATGACCATCATGACGCAAACAAATGATGGCTTCGAATTAAGCGAGCGTGATTTAGAAATGAGAGGTCCAGGTGATTTTTTTGGTGTTAAACAAAGTGGTTTACCTGACTTTCTTGTCGGCAATTTGGTTGAAGATTATCGAATGTTGGAAGTTGCGCGTGATGAAGCAGCTGAAATGATACAGTCTGGGACATTTTTCACTGATGAATTTAAGAATCTAAGAGCGTTTATAGAGTTGCATATGTTGCATCAAAGCTTTGATTAA
- a CDS encoding thiamine diphosphokinase has protein sequence MKKSIHLLCSRRQLPKSILSRKVNENWAGVDSGTIALLEANIQPKFAVGDFDSISAQERAWINERININPEPAEKADTDLAIAVNKAVNMGYQTIKIYGATGARLDHFMGAMQLLKYPHYQSLKIQIIDDKNVIELLTPGVYKKRHKKMYDYISFIPTSDEVILSLSGFKYDLHHEVLCEGSTLTISNEFESHYGVIEVHKGLVYQIRSRD, from the coding sequence ATGAAAAAAAGTATTCATTTGTTATGTAGCCGACGTCAATTACCGAAAAGCATTCTTTCAAGAAAAGTAAATGAAAACTGGGCAGGTGTCGATAGCGGAACAATTGCATTACTTGAAGCGAATATTCAACCCAAATTTGCAGTTGGCGATTTTGACTCCATTTCAGCTCAAGAGCGAGCATGGATTAATGAACGTATAAATATTAATCCGGAACCTGCTGAAAAAGCGGATACGGACCTTGCAATCGCAGTTAATAAAGCAGTTAATATGGGATACCAGACGATAAAAATTTATGGTGCTACTGGTGCGAGATTAGATCATTTCATGGGAGCAATGCAACTTCTTAAGTATCCTCATTATCAATCATTAAAGATTCAGATTATTGATGATAAGAATGTCATTGAATTGTTAACACCAGGTGTATATAAAAAAAGACACAAAAAGATGTATGATTACATCTCTTTTATCCCAACTTCTGATGAGGTGATTTTGTCGTTAAGTGGTTTTAAGTATGATTTGCATCATGAAGTGTTGTGCGAAGGTTCAACGTTAACCATTTCAAACGAATTTGAAAGTCATTATGGGGTCATTGAGGTGCATAAGGGACTAGTTTATCAGATTCGTAGTCGAGATTAA
- the sdaAB gene encoding L-serine ammonia-lyase, iron-sulfur-dependent subunit beta: MKYKSVFDIIGPTMVGPSSSHTAGAVRIGLVAKDLFGEKPERVDIYLYGSFMETYKGHGTDVALVGGLLGYDTDDDRIENSLETAKSENIRVNFIEMTEERAHPNTAIIDMTRGEKNISVEGVSIGGGKIEIVAINGFALAISGNYPTLLVFHQDTFGTIGKVANIIGDHGINVGSMQVSRKEKGDQALMTCELDDDISSQTLDEIRQVPGVVTVSLMGDA; the protein is encoded by the coding sequence ATGAAATATAAAAGTGTTTTTGATATTATTGGACCAACGATGGTTGGACCTTCATCGTCACACACGGCAGGAGCTGTGAGGATTGGTCTAGTCGCTAAAGATTTATTTGGCGAAAAGCCAGAGCGTGTAGATATTTATTTATATGGTTCGTTTATGGAAACATATAAAGGCCACGGTACGGATGTTGCACTCGTAGGGGGACTTTTAGGATATGATACGGATGATGACCGAATCGAAAACAGTTTAGAAACAGCGAAAAGTGAAAATATTCGTGTCAACTTTATTGAAATGACTGAAGAACGTGCGCACCCTAATACTGCCATCATTGACATGACTCGTGGCGAAAAGAATATTTCAGTCGAAGGGGTATCAATTGGTGGTGGCAAAATCGAAATTGTCGCTATTAATGGATTTGCTCTTGCGATAAGTGGCAACTATCCGACACTACTCGTTTTCCACCAGGATACGTTTGGGACCATTGGAAAAGTCGCAAATATTATAGGTGATCATGGTATTAATGTTGGTAGTATGCAGGTTTCCCGCAAAGAAAAAGGAGACCAAGCATTGATGACATGTGAGCTCGATGATGATATTTCATCACAAACTCTCGATGAAATTCGGCAAGTGCCTGGTGTTGTAACGGTTTCTTTAATGGGAGATGCATAA
- a CDS encoding IS3 family transposase — MYQFGLSLLFEVTEIAKSVYYYWLERFKKPKKDIDIVESIKQICKESDYTYGYRRVTQALANKGMTVNHKKVRRIMKEHHLTCTKFKHKTRKYNSYRGTIGKVAKNILKRRFNTDRPYQKVVTDITEFKLRDGTKAYLSPFMDLYNLEILSYRISKRPTIDIVIEPLTELLAMRPQLFYRMTIHSDQGWHYQNRNYIESLKEHDVFQSMSRKGNCLDNASMENFFGLLKQEMYYGQSFETFQELEQSIHKYINFYNNTRIKAKLKGLSPTQYRKQTFEIVY; from the coding sequence ATGTATCAATTTGGGTTAAGCCTTCTGTTTGAAGTTACAGAAATAGCTAAATCCGTGTACTACTACTGGCTTGAACGTTTCAAAAAACCTAAAAAAGATATAGATATAGTTGAATCTATTAAGCAAATTTGTAAAGAAAGTGATTATACTTATGGTTATCGTCGAGTTACTCAAGCATTGGCTAATAAAGGAATGACAGTCAATCATAAGAAAGTAAGACGAATTATGAAAGAACACCATTTAACATGTACGAAATTTAAGCATAAAACAAGAAAATACAATTCTTATAGAGGAACTATAGGTAAAGTAGCTAAAAATATATTAAAACGTCGTTTTAATACAGATCGACCTTATCAAAAAGTGGTTACAGACATTACAGAATTTAAATTACGCGATGGAACAAAGGCCTATTTATCACCTTTTATGGACTTATATAACTTGGAAATCTTAAGTTATCGTATATCAAAGCGTCCTACTATAGATATTGTTATTGAACCTTTAACTGAATTACTAGCAATGAGACCGCAACTTTTTTATCGAATGACAATTCATTCAGATCAAGGATGGCATTATCAAAATAGAAACTATATTGAGTCATTAAAAGAACATGATGTATTTCAAAGTATGTCTAGAAAAGGCAATTGCTTAGATAATGCCTCAATGGAAAACTTCTTTGGGTTATTAAAGCAAGAAATGTATTATGGACAATCATTTGAAACATTCCAAGAATTAGAACAATCAATTCATAAATATATCAATTTTTATAACAATACAAGAATTAAAGCAAAATTAAAAGGCTTGTCTCCTACACAATATAGGAAACAAACCTTTGAAATTGTATACTAA
- the rpmB gene encoding 50S ribosomal protein L28, translated as MGKECFVTGRKASTGNRRSHALNSTKRRWNANLQKVRILVDGKPKKVWVSARALKSGKVTRV; from the coding sequence ATGGGTAAAGAATGTTTCGTAACAGGACGTAAAGCTTCAACAGGTAACAGACGTTCACACGCTTTAAACTCGACTAAGCGTCGTTGGAATGCTAACTTACAAAAAGTTAGAATTCTTGTTGATGGTAAACCTAAAAAAGTTTGGGTTTCAGCACGTGCTTTAAAATCAGGTAAAGTTACTCGTGTATAA
- a CDS encoding Asp23/Gls24 family envelope stress response protein encodes MTLEITNDYGSIDISNEVIASVVGGKAVECYGIVGMASRQQVRDGIAEILGHENYAKGIVVRENDGILDVDMYIIVSYGVKISEVAQNVQSTVKYTLEHTLKLTVNSVNIFVQGVRFNHDKKDK; translated from the coding sequence ATGACATTGGAAATTACAAATGATTATGGCAGTATTGATATATCAAATGAAGTGATTGCATCTGTAGTTGGAGGAAAGGCTGTTGAATGTTATGGCATCGTGGGTATGGCGTCACGACAACAAGTAAGAGATGGTATTGCAGAAATATTAGGACATGAAAACTATGCTAAAGGCATTGTAGTACGGGAGAACGATGGTATATTAGACGTTGATATGTATATCATTGTTAGTTATGGTGTTAAAATTTCTGAAGTTGCTCAAAATGTTCAGTCTACTGTGAAATATACATTAGAGCACACACTTAAACTTACTGTAAATTCTGTGAATATATTCGTACAAGGTGTACGTTTCAATCATGACAAGAAGGATAAATAG
- the fakA gene encoding fatty acid kinase catalytic subunit FakA, with amino-acid sequence MITKINGNLFAEMIIQGAQNLSNNADMVDALNVYPVPDGDTGTNMNLSMTSGRDEVQNNPSSHIGQLGKVFSKGLLMGARGNSGVILSQIFRGFSKALEEYSEIDAKQFAQSFDAGVQTAYKAVMKPVEGTILTVAKDAGKVAVEKAEETNDCLEIMEAVYEAAQKSLDNTPNLLPVLKEVGVVDSGGKGLTLVYEGFLKAMKGETIAAQTPKVDTETLFNDEHDFHGVINTEDIVYGYCTEMMVRFQSDKKPFNEADFREAMSQFGDSLLVISDDEIVKVHVHTETPGKVFTFGQEFGELIKVKAENMREQHREVLRKERSHQSKGEPKTQSKNDVETAIITISMGEGISELFKSMGATHVINGGQTMNPSTEDIVNVINESGCKRAIILPNNKNIQMASQQATEIVDIEAVVVPTKTVPQGIAAMFHYDQQASLETNHEVMTSALADVQSGSMTYAVRDTKIDGINIEKDAFMGLVEDKIVVSDRDPNIVLQKTLDTMLKSDSEILTVIVGEEAEQSQIDWIESYVDEHYDEVEVEIQNGHQPIYPFLFAVE; translated from the coding sequence ATGATTACGAAAATCAACGGTAATTTGTTTGCCGAAATGATTATACAAGGGGCTCAAAATTTATCAAATAATGCAGATATGGTTGATGCATTAAATGTATATCCAGTACCAGATGGCGATACTGGAACAAATATGAACCTTTCAATGACATCAGGAAGAGACGAAGTACAAAACAATCCTTCTAGTCATATTGGTCAATTAGGTAAAGTCTTTTCAAAAGGACTACTTATGGGAGCTCGTGGGAATTCAGGTGTTATTTTATCTCAAATTTTTAGAGGCTTTTCAAAAGCATTAGAAGAATACAGTGAAATAGATGCAAAACAATTTGCACAAAGCTTTGATGCGGGAGTTCAAACGGCATATAAAGCTGTGATGAAGCCTGTTGAAGGGACTATTTTAACAGTAGCTAAAGATGCAGGTAAAGTAGCTGTCGAAAAAGCAGAAGAAACGAATGATTGTTTAGAAATTATGGAAGCAGTTTATGAAGCGGCTCAAAAATCTCTCGATAACACGCCTAATTTATTACCTGTTTTAAAGGAAGTAGGCGTTGTAGATAGTGGGGGTAAAGGTCTGACACTTGTGTATGAAGGTTTCCTTAAAGCGATGAAAGGTGAAACGATAGCAGCGCAAACACCTAAAGTAGACACAGAAACATTATTTAATGATGAACATGACTTTCACGGTGTTATTAATACTGAGGACATCGTATACGGCTATTGTACTGAGATGATGGTACGTTTCCAATCTGATAAAAAACCATTCAACGAAGCGGATTTTAGAGAGGCGATGAGTCAGTTTGGCGATTCTTTATTAGTCATCAGTGATGATGAAATCGTAAAAGTTCATGTGCACACTGAAACACCTGGTAAAGTATTCACATTTGGACAAGAATTCGGGGAACTGATTAAAGTTAAAGCAGAAAATATGCGTGAACAACATCGTGAAGTGTTACGAAAAGAACGTTCTCACCAATCTAAAGGAGAACCTAAAACACAATCAAAGAATGATGTTGAAACAGCTATTATCACCATTTCAATGGGTGAGGGTATATCTGAACTTTTCAAATCAATGGGTGCGACTCATGTCATTAATGGGGGGCAAACCATGAACCCATCAACTGAGGATATTGTCAATGTAATCAATGAGAGTGGTTGCAAACGTGCAATTATTTTACCAAATAATAAGAACATTCAAATGGCGAGTCAACAAGCAACTGAAATAGTAGATATTGAAGCAGTTGTCGTGCCTACGAAGACTGTACCACAAGGTATTGCTGCGATGTTCCATTATGATCAACAAGCGAGTCTTGAAACAAATCATGAAGTGATGACATCTGCACTAGCAGACGTTCAATCAGGTTCAATGACTTATGCAGTTCGAGATACTAAAATAGACGGCATTAATATCGAAAAAGATGCTTTTATGGGACTTGTTGAAGACAAAATAGTAGTAAGCGATCGTGACCCAAATATCGTTCTTCAAAAGACATTAGATACGATGTTAAAGAGTGACAGTGAAATTTTAACAGTGATTGTTGGAGAAGAAGCTGAGCAATCTCAAATTGATTGGATAGAGTCATATGTTGATGAGCATTATGATGAAGTCGAGGTTGAGATTCAAAATGGACATCAACCCATTTATCCATTTTTATTTGCTGTTGAATAG
- the rpe gene encoding ribulose-phosphate 3-epimerase, whose product MTEVYPSLLSADFLNLNKELAQLEASGVDGLHFDVMDGQFVPNISIGFPILEAIRPHTTLPIDVHLMISSPEDYIDMFCKKGANKLSVHIEATPHIHRAIQKIKAHDVEAGVVINPGTPVDAIDSILHDVDYVLVMSVNPGFGGQVFIKHTLEKIKQLSILRQKHQLSFKIEVDGGINADTSTQVIEAGADWLVAGSYFFSQTNYQEAVNILKSGE is encoded by the coding sequence ATGACAGAAGTATATCCCTCATTATTATCAGCAGATTTTTTGAATCTCAACAAAGAATTGGCGCAACTTGAAGCATCGGGTGTAGATGGTTTGCACTTTGATGTTATGGATGGGCAATTTGTACCCAATATTTCAATTGGCTTTCCAATCCTTGAAGCGATTCGACCTCACACGACATTACCGATAGATGTTCATTTAATGATTTCATCTCCAGAGGATTATATCGATATGTTTTGTAAAAAAGGAGCAAACAAGCTCTCTGTTCACATAGAAGCGACACCGCACATTCACCGTGCAATTCAAAAAATAAAAGCGCATGACGTTGAAGCGGGTGTAGTTATTAATCCAGGTACGCCAGTTGATGCTATTGATTCTATTCTACATGATGTTGACTATGTTTTAGTGATGTCTGTTAATCCTGGCTTTGGTGGACAAGTGTTTATCAAGCATACTTTAGAAAAAATTAAACAACTTTCAATCCTTAGACAAAAACATCAGCTTTCATTTAAAATTGAAGTTGATGGTGGTATCAATGCCGATACATCAACTCAAGTGATAGAGGCTGGCGCAGATTGGTTAGTTGCTGGATCATATTTCTTTAGTCAAACGAATTATCAAGAGGCTGTGAATATATTAAAGAGTGGGGAGTAA